A region of the Bactrocera neohumeralis isolate Rockhampton unplaced genomic scaffold, APGP_CSIRO_Bneo_wtdbg2-racon-allhic-juicebox.fasta_v2 ctg2273, whole genome shotgun sequence genome:
TTGAGAGACAGCAAGAGGCATCCTGTAATTGTACACAATGCAGTACTCTGACGACTATATTGCTTCTTCGTCTACGTCATACAGTACCCAGTCGACATACTGGTGCTTTCTTGTTAACGACTGGCCTGCCTCTGGTCTTATAAATTGGCAATAACATTTCTTTCCCCTGCTAGCAACTTTAAGATTTAATTGCGGCTCTGTATGTGTAACATCTAAGGTTGCACACGGTTGCAATTGCCATTAGCTGAAACGTTAAGATCGGCCAATATCGTATAATCATTAGCATATGAGGTGATGAAAATTCTCTGTGGTGGCTGGCGGAGTTTTGAGATGTAATTAAATActagcggagagaaaacacgTATAATTCCTCTTATCCTTGAATTTTTCTATAGAAATTATACTCAACTTGAcacttttaatataataatttataataataattggtaGAGGGGAATAACTGCTATAATATGGTGGAAtatgcttttaatttcttttaatcgttccatttatttatgaaatggTTTCCTAAGCGAAATAATTTATATAGCAATTCTTTATAAGCTGAAGTTGGGGCAATCCGTTACGACGATTCCAACAGTAGGATTTAACGTTGAGACTGTAACctacaaaaatgttaaattcaaTGTTTGGGATGTGGGTGGCCAGGATAAAATTCGACCTCTTTGGCGACATTACTATAcaggtattttaatttttctttttatggtttttatataaaaaaatattctttcggTTTTAGGTACACAGGGGTTGATATTTGTTGTTGATTGCGCTGATCGGGATCGGATAGATGAAGCACGAACGGAACTTCATAGAATAATTAATGATAGAGAAATGAGAGACGCCATTATTCTGATATTTGCAAATAAGCAGGATCTAGCAGACGGTAAGAAACTGTTTTTCTCAACACTCACTTCACTATCAACTCATAGCCAACAAGCGACAAAGATAGTTTACATAGATATCTTATCTCTATTCCTATCAACCCATCTTAAtcattttgcgttttttttcaatatttttaaatccaaaaacagctaattatttaattgtaatatatatttGGGTCGTTTATCTTcggaaaacgggttccacggagcggcaatttcagtatggggaacaagaaaaaatcacacggaaccaaatctggtgaaaatggtggttgatcaatggtattcattgcgtttttggctttaaattcggtcataaTCGTGGCTTAATGCGATGATGCAACACTTGCCTTCTCTCAAACACtttcgaaggtcgtccagagcgaggcatgtcttcaacgatctctcaaccgtctttgaagtctttgtaccactcgtaggcttgtatttttgataaactGTAACTGTTagctttttccaatattcgcaacgattccgttAGAAATAAACAATTCTAGACAAATTCGTTCGATATtcttatccattgtaaaaatcgaaacGCACTACTGCGGTGTACTGTCTTAAGCAgctattgtaaaaaaaatggttgaTGCTCGCACGGACAGAATACAGTTACATTATCCTGACATTTCTCTGGTAATGGACAAACCCaaactacaaccacgcctacttcgtatataacacaactttaaattccatttgattctttctgATCTGCGGCTCTATTCTGTGTCTCGATTCGAAAACAtgttctattcgaaattcggatctattttataataatgcgaaagttgtaccacaCTGTGTGGCtgactttttactgaaaatatctgccaatttataagatatatttgaaatttcaggAGAATCTTTTCTTGAATACATGGTATGTCAGTAcgtcaaaaatgagttgaatcgttttaattaaattaaattgaccAGTTTTCCTAAAAATATTGTGGTTTTGCGCTGAATATGTAGGGAGTTGGTCTAGACTTTGGTCTAAACTGAATATCCTTATTATAATGAATTCCAATCCTCGGGCTGACTTTTTCGCatcacaaaattaattttagcctCCTCGGTTTAgtttatatcatatacatatatctctttCAAAGAtgagtttaatataatttttgctgacgcgaagtaaaataaaacagtgTAGACATACACTTGGATTCACTTAAAGAAGaacgtattttatttttaagatacaaacttcttcttcttaattggcgtagacaccgcttacgcgattatagccgaattaacaacagcgtgccagtcgtttcttcttttcgctacgtggcgccaattgggtattccaagcgaagccaggtccttctccacttggtccttccaacggagtggaggtcttcctcttcctctgcttcccccggcgggtattgcgtcgaatactttcagagctagagtgttttcatccatccggacaacatgacctagccagcgtagtctctgtcttttaattctctgAGCTGTAAAAGCTCATCATTCCACCGACTGCGGTatttgccgttgccaatgcgcaaaggaccataaatcttctttcgcagaacttttctctcgaaaactcgcaacgtcgactcatcggttgctgtcatcgcccaagcctctgcaccaatAGCacgacgggaattatgagcgacttatggagtttagcttttgttcgtcgagagattactttacttttcaattgccaacTCAGTCCCAAGTAGtagctgttggcaagagcaatcctgcgttggatttccaggctgacattgttggtggtgtttacgctggttccaagatagacgaaattatgtacaacttcaaagttatgactgtcataAATAAGTGCATGCACGACACTACACTCTGGAAGaaaccaaggtatgagtgccgccccacacacatacactttggttccaatcgGTTCGGGTGAAAACCAAAGGAACACCCTAGCCACCttcctcgaacccgaccaaggtggctagGGTGTTCCTTTGGTtttccaagcctctgcaccgattggaaccaaagtgtatgtgtgtgggcgactcataccttggtttcttccagagtgtagtgtcgtgcatgcacttacactttggggcgctgatcaacgcattaacttgatctatgtgctactagcaatagatagcaccgtggatttgagcTTTCGCaggcagatacccacgtaaaacacattgacagttgtcataaatatcaatatcatcggcatacgccaacagctgtacactcttatagaagatggtaccttctctatttagtgcttcagctcgaactattttctccaggagcaggttgaagaagatACAAGCTTATATCTCTTTATTCAGACATCGCGAAAGCTCCGTTTTATCTTGGTTTTAAAGCCTGATATATATTGAACAAATgttgtgaaaatgaaaaataacctGTATAATTTCCTTATATGCGGTATGAGCAACttgaaaaatttggtttaaaatttgcGTCACTTGAATAGGTACATATTGTATTGCGGCATTACGAAGGCCGGTCCATTTaggcaaaattaataaaattgttatttgtaGTATCTAAGAAATTTTTGGAACGATTTCAGGTCTTCTTATTGAATATGGGACGAGCTGATGCACTTTCGGATGTCGAAAATTCCAAAATTGAAGCTTTTGCAGATTAAGGCCTTTCTACACGAGCTATTGCTTCCAAAGTTAATAGAAATGTTAATGTCGTCTTCATTTTATTATGGAATCCAGCTCGAGTGACCCTACAGCAAAAATTAAGGGGAAAGGtggaagaataaaaaaaagttgtgagCATTTGGTactcaagaaaataaaaaaacatctcTAAATGCCCAACGGAAAGACCCAAGGCTACAGTTTTGCAGCGATCACATGTGTTGGAAAAACGATTGGAAATCATTCGTGTTTTcggatagaaaaaaatatatatatttcgacGGTCCCGAcggatttaattattatttccatGGCCTTAGGAAAGAGGAACGTTTTCTAGCCCATAACCAAAACTGCGGACAGAGCGAGATGGTCTCGGGTGCGGTATGTTACGGCACAATTGAGCtacaatttcaagcatcaaaaaTGATCATTTCTTGGTACAAACAAATACTCGATAGCGCATTTTTGCAATTATCCAATATTTTTGAACCCATTCTCTGGCCATAAAAACAGGACAATGCTCCGATCCACACTGCAAGGCTAGTAAAATCTTGGAATACAGCTCAAAATGTGAGTTTGTTGAAGTAGCTACCATAATCCGCTGactttaatataattgaaatcgTTTGGGGTGGATGTCCCGCATGGGTTATTAGTAAGGCCGTCAATTCGATGATCGGGAGTCGCTTATATTTAGCTTATGGTAAATTATATGGAGTGAGATATCCTTGGACTAATTAAAAAGCCTATCATACCACATCGGAAGGCTTTCCGAACAGAATTTCTTCAATTATTCTCGATAAAGAATGCAGAACTAAATGCtcaaaacaattcaatttttgcTCTCGCTACAGCTATAGTTTTTAACCTAaaaaaactcggagcagagcaGAGAATATACTTTTACATTGTAATGCTATGGCTCCCGACAAAACGAGAGCGGTAGCAAtagcaaaatgaaatgctacgggaGTAGCATATGCtggttaatataaataaatacttgcCTTGTGACTACTGTGTCAACTCAacgtaaatttaaaaacacattttttgagtTACTCGTTAAAACGCCGcaaatgaacaaaattacacaaatgaaaggtatattttttattttcacaacaTTTCTTCGTAATAGATACGTCCTTAAAACCAAGCAGAAGCGGATCTCTCAGCCTCGTAGCTTAAAAATGATTCAAGTGGGTCAGgttgtataatataataaaattcaacaaccgaaaaaacacttgtgaaattttgtttcaaagacacgaaagaaaatcagttttgcatTGGCAAAAGTCGAAAATTGGCTGTTTGATTGGTTTGctttaaacgatttctattgACATGGTATCCATTAATTGCCAGAAAGGTGAtcaaaatgaataatttttttttactttcgtaCTTATTCGtctaatcatttttaaaactaaaccTCAATTACAATCGCTTGTATTCGTAAATAAACATGTAAAAGTGAACAGCTGTTTTGCGATATTGCCATTTTACAAAGATTGCAATAAGTTTGAGACATTAAATGAGTACGACTAATAGTTTCACTAAATTGAATAGTGTATTATAATGGTATTTAGCCCctgcaacgcgtggccggatgcagatacaagtatttatattttaatcagtatatacacataagtatacTACAATGCCACTACAACTTGCTTTATTGTGCCATATAACCCCAAACAAAGGTCTAACAATTAAATGACGGCAAAGGAATCTTTTTTCTTGttaacagaatataaaaaatattataaattttgaattgaacTCATACTCGCATACCATGTTGATGGAAGTAAGGTACATAGACTTTATTATTACTCCAATGTTTTTCGAGTTTTTCTTTCTGTTGGGTTCTATTCTTCAATTGTAAAATTTCTGATTGAAACTTTTCGTACCTTAAgtaccaaaaacaaaactaagcctcaaaaactaaattttagaTAGACCACTTTCTGTTAAATTTCTTTGAGTGATAATTAATAACACAACcattaaaatgttatttgtCTATCTATATGATGTGAACGTTCTAGCGGAGAATGTTAAAATTTCACCACTctaaaaagaaaccaaaaaaatttcactaGCCTATAAGCGAATTTGGTCTGCGCTAAGGGAAATTAgaatagcaaaaataaataaaaggaattGAAGAAATTGTATATACTGAGGGAATAGTTAAAATATATCTGTGATAGGATTTGAACTTAGTATATGATGCTAAATTACAGTAAGGACAtcagagataatattcaaattGAACAGTCCAATGTGTAAACTCAAATAGCTATCGTCGTTTACTTGTTTCAAATAACCAAATGGTATATGAATATTCTGGAAATTGCtgatcgatttttttctataaccGCGTTGCGAGAAATGTTCTAGGGATCTTTTTGAACAATATTGCCTAAGAGACAATGGGTATAGAACCGATTTCGAGCCAGCGATCTCACaggcgaagtttaaaaaatgtggGTAATCGGTTGTATTGGAGATATGTGATATTGTTGTCCGATCTACAAACGATCAatagaatattaaaattcaCTTACGTATTACATTTTAtacggatatctcaaaaactgacaaaaaatgtgtataatCCCTAAAAAACTTCCCCTTCAAAATCGATGTGGGTGGGAAGatgccgttggaggagaggggcagtgagcttcttcacagatggatcaaagcttggggggaaggttggtggaggggtctactgtcgacagctctccatcaactacagtttcagacttcctaactattgtagtgtctttcaggccgaggttgcagccattaaggtagcagtagatttgctGTTCCGGAGTGCAGCCGCCTTCAGAGAGGTGACCATCCATTCAGATAGCAgtgcggcgatactagccttgaactcatttacagaGCGTTCAGGGCTGGTGGAAGACTGCCTAACCTcgttatcaatagcatcgaatgCCTTTGTGCTAAGactagcggaatcgcaggaaactttaaagctgatgagctagcaaagaGAGGTACCTTAGCGCCGTAATCGatagaatgggagcggatcgGTGCTCCCTTATCCTCTTGCGATCTACTATTAAATAGCTGGGCCTCGCGGAAACTTGGTCAGCGCTGGGACACAATCGGTACAtacgctgtcgcaaaagccttttggcccaaggtcgatttgaaaatatatagttCGAACAGAGGAGTTCTTCCTTtctatggcatcacaaaggactacacatagcagtccacgtgcgatctttctgatcagccatctaacctaaccttcaTGATTTTCAGGATAGGAACGTAAATTTTAATGATAATGACCAGGATGATGAGACGATTTGAATTTTAAGTTACTATTAGTCCATACGTCAAAAGGGGG
Encoded here:
- the LOC126766722 gene encoding ADP-ribosylation factor 6-like, giving the protein EIIYIAILYKLKLGQSVTTIPTVGFNVETVTYKNVKFNVWDVGGQDKIRPLWRHYYTGTQGLIFVVDCADRDRIDEARTELHRIINDREMRDAIILIFANKQDLADAMKPHEIQEKLGLTRIRDRNWYVQPSCATTGDGLYEGLTWLTSNHKL